GCTATGGAACCTCCTTTCAGGCTGTTCAGGACATGAAGGTGGCTGTGATGCCACTGGGTTATTCCAATGGCTATCCTAGAGCGCAGTCTAACCGAGGCCATGTATTGATTAAAGGAAAGAAAGTGCCGATTGTAGGCCTAATAAATATGAACTTGTTTATGGTGGATGTCACCAATATCCCAGGAGTTGAATTGGGAGAAGAAGTGGTATTGGTAGGAAGGCAAAAAAACAATACCATCAATATCAGTTCATTTACGCAAGTGACTCAGCTTTTGAATAATGAAATGCTTAGCCGGCTTCCTTCAGCAATTCCAAGAAAGATTGTGAAATAAAAAGGAGTTGGCGAAACGATAAACTTTCAATTGTTTTTTATTAAGTCTTTTGAATGAAGAAGATCAATCTGATCTTTTCATGATTATTCTGGTTGATAAATTGGAGTGGTCTTCAAAATCATACTTTAAGTCGATAGTTAAAAAATCTTCAGTGAGTTCATGGATTAATACATATTGCCTCCAGCTATTTTCTGGGAGCATCATAAAATAGGTTCCAGTTACACTCAAAACCCATTTTCCATCTTGATTCTGAACAAAATCAGAGTTTCTACCCTTGACTATTGATTCAATTTTGTTTTCCAAAGAATACGTTCCTGATTCCATCAAATTAATAGAAAAATTGAGATTGATTAAGGAATCTATAGGGCCCAATTCACCAGGATTGGAGAACTCTTTGAAAGTCCATCTTCCAGTCAATCTGCTTTTTATTTCTGAAAGCTCTTCTGACGTTGGAAAACCTGTTTTAACTATTTCTATTTCACTGAGAGTTGGAAATTTCGAGTTTTTAAGATGAGAAGTATTTGCCAAAATAATTTCTCCCATTTTTGCCAAAGGATAGAAAATATATTCATCTAGATTTTCTTGGTTACTTACTTGAAGGACAGAATATTGACCACTTTTACGAATCTTCCAGTCTGAAAAACTTGCATATCCATGCCACTTTCCATTATGAGTGATGATTAAACTAGAGGAATTCAAAAAATGAAATATTAATGGATTTTGGAGATTATTTTCACAAGTTACTTTCCATTGAGTTTTCGTAAAATCATCATTTCTCAGTTGGGAATAAGCTGGTTGATAAGGAATCAGTGTGATATAATTTTCAATATTATCATTGATTCTAAAAACTATGCTGTCTTGATTGGTTGATACAAGGTTCAGGTTTGTCCTTTGGAAATTAATCTGATTTCCGTTCTTGATTTTTAATTTTTTAGCCCTGTTAATGAAGTTGTGGATTGTTACTTCATCATTATTAAATTCAAAAATGGCGTTTCCAAGTGAAAATGCTTCGTAGGTTTGACTTTTATCCTTAGGATTCTTTAATGAATTAAAAGTTTTAATGGATCTCTGATAGGCCATTCGCCATGTTCCACTTAGCTCTTGAGCTTTGATTGTTTGGATTACAGATAAGAAAAAAATGAGGAATAAAATGTTTTTACTCATGCTTTTGGGTGTGTAAGAATTACTACCTAAAGTTAAAGGAGTTTTATTTTGGCTTCTAATTAAAATATTTCCAAGAGAATATTATTACTATTTCGCAAGATTTAGTTGATTTAGGTTAACTGGTTTTGAATTGCCATCGAATAATTTAATTCAAAATATTCTACAGCATTTTCAAAAAATATTTTCAGCTTATCTACTTCCAAAATAAACTCAAAAGAATCCAAGGTTTCGATACTCCTCTAAAGGCTTTGAGGCTAATACATAGAGTGCAAACAATACATCACTCGATTTATCATTCCCGCTTTATTTGCTTTGATTAGGAATTCTTAGGCGTATAGGCTGGGGGGAGATAAAAAATAACTCGATCTTTATTGTAATAAAATATGTTACAATAAAGATTTTCATTACCTTTGGAGTCTAATGAACAACACAAGATTCGCAACAGCTATTCATATATTAACCCTTCTCGCAGATAGTGAAGAGGAATGGATGAGTTCGGATTGGATCGCAGGCAGTATCAATATCAATCCTGTGATGGTAAGGAAGGAAATTGGCGTTTTAACGAAAGCAGGACTTGTGGAAAGTAGAAAAGGGAAAGTAGGAGGTAGTAAGCTAGCCAAGCGAAGTAGTGATATAAGACTAGATGAAATTTATCTTGCGGTGAAGAATTCAGATGTGCTTGGAAAGAAAAATTTGAAACCTAATGTGCTATGTCCCATTGGTAAAAACATCAATCAAAAGCTGGGCAGTTTATTTTCAGAAATAGATAATTCTGTGATCGATGAGCTGCATGGTAAAACTTTAGAAAATTTCGTGAAAAAATTCAGCTGATATTTTTTTGCATCAATATGTAACAAAATCTATTACAAATTAAATTTAAGATTATGAAAATTGGAATCACCGGAGCCACCGGACAACTAGGAACCTTAGTAGTAGAGGAATTGAAAAAAAGAACAAATGCGGCCAACCTGGTTGCTCTTGTTCGTACTCCAGAAAAAGTGGAGGGAATTGAAGCCAAGGCGTTTGATTACGAAAAACCTGAGAACTTGGTAGAAGCCTTGAAAGGAATAGATAGTCTTTTGCTGATTTCTAGTAATGAGATTGGGAGAAGAGGCATACAGCATGAAAATGTAATTAAATCCGCCAAAGAAGCTGGCGTAAAGTGGATAGTTTATACTAGTATTTTAAAAGCAGATACTACCTCTATCAATCTTGCTGGAGAGCATTTGATCACTGAGAATTTGCTGAAAGAATCAGGAATTCCTTTTACGATTCTTAGAAATGGATGGTACACCGAAAATTATACTGCTTCGATTCCAGGAGCTGTACAAGCAGGTGCTTTTATAGGAAGTGCTGGATATGGTAGAATCTCTTCTGCCACACGACAGGATTTTGCCGAAGCTGCAGCTGTAGTATTAACAAGTGAAAACCAATCAGGTAAGGTGTACGAACTTTCAGGTGACGAATCTTATACCTTAGGCGATTTGGCCGCTGAACTATCTAAGCAAACGGGGAAAGATATTCCTTACCAAGACCTTCCAGAACAAGAATACAGTAAGATTTTGAAATCCATAGGATTACCGGAGGCCTTGGCAGATGGATTAGCGAGTTGGGATGTTTCTGCTTCCAAAGGAGATTTATATGACGAGAGAAACACACTTTCGGCGCTTATAGGAAGGAAAACCACTCCTTTGTCCACTGCAATAAAAGCAGTTCTGTAACAAAATTTTATTAATGTTATAAAATGAAAAGCCGATCCCATGGGTCGGCTTTTATCTTTATTATTTAATTTTTAATTTCTTCAAAAAGTTATCCGTTTACCTTCAAACTATCTAAGAATTCTCGGTCATTACCAATTATGACTTTTTCGATAATTCCTTTTTCATCGATGAGAAAAAAGGTCGGAGTACTAGTCACTCCGTATATTTCCCCAAGCTTTTTCGCATTTGGGATGACAGCAAAAGGAGCTTTTACCTCATCAAAATATTCAACTAGTTCTTGCTGCTCGTCAAAAGGAGCAATATAAAACGCTGCAATATCTTCTGAAAGCTGAAATTTTTCTTGATTGATGTGCATGATTGCTTCGTGGCAATAACTACAACCCACACTTGAAAAGTTGAGTAAAACTTTTTTTCCACGATAATCAGCCAAGTTCAAAGGCTTATTTTGGAGGTCCTTCTCAGTAAATAGGGGGGCTTTTTCACCTACCTTCAGCAAGTTTACATCTTTATTTTGCCCGTAAAAGGAGGAAGTGTAGTTTTCAGGAAACTCATAAGAGAATTCAGATTTTGTCAGTTCAAAATTGTAATCTGAATACTCGTAAATTACCTTTTGAGATAATTCTCCATTATAGTAATTTCTCCTTTCCCATCGATCCAATTGTTTGGAAGCAGGATTTAAAAAGATGTGTTGCTCTGTATAAACCGTATTTCCATCAATAACTGTATCGGTTTCTATTCTAAAATAGTTTTTTAGATTTTGCCCGTTTAGTAATGTATCCTTGACCAATTCCCAGTCCTTTTTTCTTAACAAAGTAATTGGTGAATACTCAATGTCATTGGTATGGTTGATGTAATTGATTACAACCTTAGGCTCATTTTTTTTAAATAGGACTACTTTTTCGTTTCTATGATTTACCGATTTAAGATCCTCATCGATATAGATCATATTGGAGTGTTTTTTATTTAAAATAAAATCATAGCCAAAGAAGCTGTCTTTATTTTTTCTGAAAATTGTGGACGCTTCAATGGTATCAATTTTCCCAACTGGATTTGGGTAGTAAGCATATTGCTTATAACTGATATAGTCTTGACTTAATAAGTCTAATTCGACTTGCTTCAATAAATCTCTAGGTATTTCAGTACAGTTAGAAAGCAAAAGAATAGCAATACATGTTAGGTAAGTATAAAGCTTCATGCGATTTATTTTATCGAGTAAAAGAACAGTTTAAAATCCGTTATTGTAGGATTAGTCTTTTATGTTAGTCGATAAAGCATGGTTTTATATGACAGCCGACAAGTCACTATTGGCATTGACATTTTGAATGTCACAAGCGAGTTCAAGAAAAATCTGAATCATATTTTGCAGGCTTTTTATCCCAAATTTTGGAAGCCTATTTTTTTAAATGATTGGGTAGTGGTGAGCAAAAAAACAAGGGGTACGCTCCAGTAACTTAAATGATGCTTTTTTATTTCTATTTAATATTACCCCTGGCTTTTTCTCTAACCCATTCAATATAGTCTGTTTGAGGTATTTTGGAAATTCCCAATTGACGCATCATCATCACTAGTTGACCCCTATGATAAGTACCATGATTAAGTACTGTTTGAATTATTTCACGAGCAGGTATTGAAAACTTTTCATTTTTGTGTTCAAATTGAATTTCCTCTTCTAAATCTGCTTTGCTTGTAAAATCTTTGAAATCCTCTGAGGTAATATTCCATTCCCTAAAAAGATCTGAATTTGATCCAGAAAACTCATCTACTTTTTTGACATCCCAACCCTTATTATTAAGTCTTGAAAGCCAACCTGTTTCTGCAAACCAAATATGCAATACAGTCTTTCTTATGCTAGGAAAACTCCCGATTAATTCTTCAGAAAGTAATGCTTCATCTTGTTCTGATAAAGTGCTTATTAATCTTTTATTCGCCCATAAATTATACAAGGCATAGTCTAAATATCTTTGACGAATTTCTTCAGATTTCAAGGTCATGGATGATACTATTTTTTGAAATATATAGGATTTTTTACCCTTTCACTTAATAAAGAGTGTGTTTTAGTACCCACAAAGTCCAGGATAAAAGTGTAAGATATTCATCCGAGCCCTAAATAGGACTAAGAATCAATAGTATATTCTATTAAAACAATTTGATTTATGAGAAAGATTAAAGATACTTATACTAGGTTAGTTTCCTTTTCTAAATCCTTTATATTCAGAGGGTTTCCATAGACAACCTTATGATTAGGGATGTTTTTTGTTACAACCGTATTGGCTCCAATAATAGCATTTTTTCCAATCACATTCTCACCTATAATTTTTACACCAGCATAGCAAATCACATCATCATTAATGATATTTCCTTTCGCAGTTTCGTTACGGTGACCAATGGTGCAATTTTGGTAAATTTTAAAACCCTTACCGATTTTATTCCTTGAACCTATCACGGTCCCGGTTCCATGAACAATATAGAATCCTTCACCTATTTGATTCGAGTAGTAAATTTCACAAGAACACAGATCTTTCATTAAAAAATGAATGGCATTGAGCGATTTGCTAGAACTATCTATGCTGTGAATAGTACTTCCAAAACGATATAAGAAAATGGCTAATTCATTTTGATTGTTAATGATTCTTTTAACCAAGTCTTCCATGGAAACATGATCAAAATGATAATTAACATCTTTCAAAGTTAGCTCTAATGCTTCATGAATAATTTCTGGCTCATAAAACAATAAATCTGGCTTGACAAAAACTCTATTTCCTAGGTATTGTATAAATTCTTCCATGATTACTAATAGAAATGGTCAAAAAAAAATGTTTGTAAATGTTCCTCGGTCTATGGGTTTATGTCAATCCGTAAAAAAAGTCCTTTAGGATTTAGAAAGTACAAAATTAAGAGTTTCGTCCAATTCAACATATGTTTTTTTTGATTTCTGTATCATTTTAAGAAAAACTTGATAAGGAGTTAAACGGTCTCTATTAACCGTCTGGCAAAGACTAGAAGTTAATGATTTTCGGTTTAGAACTGACTCAAGCAATTCCGAGTGGATCCGGATACAGTCGAATCCGCCTTAACTTCAATTAGACATAGTCAGTAAAATTTTTACTAATTTGATAGAAATTCAGTCACCACAGAACTTTTTTCGGATTCCATTTCACAAGTCCAACTATCGATCCACCATCTTCCATTTTCGAAATGAAGTTGTACGCTATTAAGTCCTCTAATATTAGATTCCGTTTCGGGGTCTGTACGTATTTCAAAAGCACTCCAAACTTGTGCAATATTTCCATATTTGCTGACTATTCTTTTAAGTTCCTTTTCATAAAAATTCTCTTTCGGTGATAATCCGATTGGGATATATTCCGCTTCTAGAGTACGGGATTCCGCTTTTCCGTTTTCGTCCAGTCTTGTGATTACAGCATTTTCTGAATGAATATATTTATCTCTTTCAAATTCCCAAGGCTCACTACTTGACCCTGAAACGACATCGTAATATGCATTTATAATTGCATCTATTGATTTCACATCCTTCGCATATTTTTCTTCATTCGTTTGTGCGAAAATTGAATTGAAAGCAAAAACTAAACTTAATGAAGTCAGAATTCTTTTGTTCATATCGGTTGGGTTCAATTTTTTGAAAATGGTTTGTGTAAACCTAAGTGCTGTCTGTGGCTTGTGTTTATATCACATGTATCCATTGTAGATTTGGGAGTTGATGAAACAAATTAAAAATATTGTCGATCCTTTCTAGTGATCTCTAACTATTTTAATTAGAGGCAGATATTTAAGTTTTTGTAAAAAAAATCCCTCAGAGCAATCGCTCTGAGGGATTTCTATTTGATTAAAGTAAATCTTACTTCAAACTGGTATTCGGTATCGGAGCAACCTTGGTCCAAGGAGTGACATCCATTTTTCTCGGGGTAGGATAGACTTCATCCAAGGTGTTGCCATCGTAAATTCTTCCGTTTTTCACCACATGGGTAATGGTATTGGTGTTTCGGATATTCTCCAAAGGATTGCTGTCCATAATCACCAAGTCGGCTAGTTTGCCCACTTCGATACTTCCCAATTCCTTATCCAATCCCAAAGCTTCGGCACCGGAAATTGTCGCTACTTTCAAAGCGTCATGGGCTTCCATTCCGCCGCTTGCCACAGACCAAAGTTCCCAGTGATAACCTAATCCCTGCAGCTGTCCATGCGAACCTACTCCTGCCAAGCCACCTTGCTCAAAAATTGACTTGATACCTTCTGCATGCTTCATAAATACATGATCTTCCGGAGCAAACCAACCCCCCAAGCTACCGGCTCTTCTTCTGGCTTTGGCATTGAGTTCCTCGTAAGGCGTGAACCGATTCAGCTTTGGATCATGCAGTGGGCTTTCGGTCGTATAGTAATAATTCTCTGCCCAAGGTCCACCATAAGCTACCAAAAGGGTAGGAGTAACAGCCATTTTACTTTCTGCAATGGTTTTGGTTACATCCTGATACAATGGATGGATCGGAATGGAATGTTCATGTCCTGGATAACCATCGATCAACTGGGTCATATTCAGTTTGAAGTCCAAACCTCCTTCTGTAGTGGGCATCAATTCTTGTTCTTTGGCAGCCATAATCACCCATTGTCTATGCTGTCTGTTACCCACCAAGTACATTTTGATATACTGGGTATTGTAATACTTGCTGTATTGCTTCAGTACATTTTTGGTTTGATCCAGAGATTTCAGATTGTACATCCAATAACCAACACCTGGACCAGTGCTGTATACTCTTGGGCCTGGTACCATGCCGGCATCCACCATATCACCATAGGTCAATACATCGGTAGTAGCGGTTTGAGGATCTCGGGTGGTGGTGACTCCATAAGCTAAGTTGGCCGCATAAATCCAAACTGTGTTTTTATGCAATCCCCAGGTAGGCCACATATGTGCATGGGTATCAATAAAACCCGGAGTAATAGTTTTGCCAGACATATCCATGACTTGAGCTTTGCCAGCATCTAAAGTGCCGGAGGCGCCAACAGCTTTGATCCGATTATTTTCGATCAGAATATCCCCATTTTCAATGACCTCATCTCCTTTCATTGATACAATTCTGGCATTTGATAGGAGTACAGAGCCTTGTGGGATGTCTTTGGTATAGTAAACAGAAACTTGATTTTCTATGGGTTTATAAGTTTCCTTTGCCTTTTTATCAGCTTTATAAATACTATCTGCTTTTGCTTTTTCCTTGTCGTTTTTCAGTATCTCTGCCAAGGCCTCTTTTTTGGCTTTGGCTACTGAATCAGCTGCTTTTACAGCTTCAGGTCCTAACGCTTTTAAAGCAGCAACGGAGTCTGCAGCAGCCATCATTTCTGCTTTTTTAGCTGCTTTTACTGAATCTTCTACAGTGACAGCTCTGTCGATATCATATACCCAATGACCATTTCCCAAAGACCAATGCACTTTCTTGCCATCTGCTTCCCAAGCTGGCCATTCTCCGCCGATTTCAGTTAACTGACGTGAAGGGAAATTGCTTGATTCTGGGTTGCCTACATTGATACTTGGTGTCTTACCAACTTTAGGGATTTGGACTACATAAATGTTGTTATTCACTTGTGCAACAGCCAAATCACCTTCTGGAGCCATCAATATAGTACTAGCACTACTTGGTCTCATCTGTGGTTCCTGTGCACTTGCTCCTTCTGGAAGCATGCAGTAATTCACCGCATCTGCATTTGACATTGGCAAACCCATTACATATCGAATGTCAGTTGCTTCTTCTGGGTTTGTTGTGTGATCGTGGCTATCATGAGATTCTGCCACCGATCCAAAAGGAGTAATCCCTGTGATTTTAGCATATTCCTTTTCATCAGTTCCATCCCATCTAACACTTAGCAATGTTCCTCCAGGACCATTTAAAAATACCCTAGAAGTGTCTTTGGTAAAATGAACATTTCCATGATTTCCTGCTTCCATGATTTTTCTAAACTCCCCACCATTTGCCGGTATCCAAACCAATTC
Above is a window of Algoriphagus machipongonensis DNA encoding:
- a CDS encoding serine acetyltransferase, whose protein sequence is MEEFIQYLGNRVFVKPDLLFYEPEIIHEALELTLKDVNYHFDHVSMEDLVKRIINNQNELAIFLYRFGSTIHSIDSSSKSLNAIHFLMKDLCSCEIYYSNQIGEGFYIVHGTGTVIGSRNKIGKGFKIYQNCTIGHRNETAKGNIINDDVICYAGVKIIGENVIGKNAIIGANTVVTKNIPNHKVVYGNPLNIKDLEKETNLV
- a CDS encoding Rrf2 family transcriptional regulator; the encoded protein is MNNTRFATAIHILTLLADSEEEWMSSDWIAGSININPVMVRKEIGVLTKAGLVESRKGKVGGSKLAKRSSDIRLDEIYLAVKNSDVLGKKNLKPNVLCPIGKNINQKLGSLFSEIDNSVIDELHGKTLENFVKKFS
- a CDS encoding SDR family oxidoreductase; its protein translation is MKIGITGATGQLGTLVVEELKKRTNAANLVALVRTPEKVEGIEAKAFDYEKPENLVEALKGIDSLLLISSNEIGRRGIQHENVIKSAKEAGVKWIVYTSILKADTTSINLAGEHLITENLLKESGIPFTILRNGWYTENYTASIPGAVQAGAFIGSAGYGRISSATRQDFAEAAAVVLTSENQSGKVYELSGDESYTLGDLAAELSKQTGKDIPYQDLPEQEYSKILKSIGLPEALADGLASWDVSASKGDLYDERNTLSALIGRKTTPLSTAIKAVL
- a CDS encoding amidohydrolase family protein — translated: MKKLIQPAVLLALGASFSFAAMVPMQEKELLPLDEKAYHLADSTKKDSIVSPKFKDLPLKPEREIKFNTSQGTWMSVDVSPDGKSLAFDLLGDIYTIPIEGGKASPITTGMAYETHPRYSPDGTKILFTSDRAGSDNLWYIDMDKKDTVQITKDKNGDVPGADWTPDSEYIVVAKGRRITKLWMYHKDGGGGIQLNENPGSIKTIDPFVSPDGKKVYFSQRSGSWNYNALLPQYQIGTYDFDKGELNTITSRYGSAFTPTLSDDGKWMVYGSRWEEKTGLVLRNIESGEEKWLAYPVQRDEQESIAPQGVLPAMAFTPDSKNVITSYGGKIWKIAVDGGTPTEIPFEVDVNLAMGPRLYFNYEIKDTTAARATQIRDAAPSPDGKKLAFTALNRLYVMDYPEGEPRRVTDNDFTEAMPTWSPDGSQLAFVGWDESEGGQLFKASLGNTNTVTKLSSEKALYMQPAWGPNNRIAVFKASNQVMKDAEGPGINGSEAELVWIPANGGEFRKIMEAGNHGNVHFTKDTSRVFLNGPGGTLLSVRWDGTDEKEYAKITGITPFGSVAESHDSHDHTTNPEEATDIRYVMGLPMSNADAVNYCMLPEGASAQEPQMRPSSASTILMAPEGDLAVAQVNNNIYVVQIPKVGKTPSINVGNPESSNFPSRQLTEIGGEWPAWEADGKKVHWSLGNGHWVYDIDRAVTVEDSVKAAKKAEMMAAADSVAALKALGPEAVKAADSVAKAKKEALAEILKNDKEKAKADSIYKADKKAKETYKPIENQVSVYYTKDIPQGSVLLSNARIVSMKGDEVIENGDILIENNRIKAVGASGTLDAGKAQVMDMSGKTITPGFIDTHAHMWPTWGLHKNTVWIYAANLAYGVTTTRDPQTATTDVLTYGDMVDAGMVPGPRVYSTGPGVGYWMYNLKSLDQTKNVLKQYSKYYNTQYIKMYLVGNRQHRQWVIMAAKEQELMPTTEGGLDFKLNMTQLIDGYPGHEHSIPIHPLYQDVTKTIAESKMAVTPTLLVAYGGPWAENYYYTTESPLHDPKLNRFTPYEELNAKARRRAGSLGGWFAPEDHVFMKHAEGIKSIFEQGGLAGVGSHGQLQGLGYHWELWSVASGGMEAHDALKVATISGAEALGLDKELGSIEVGKLADLVIMDSNPLENIRNTNTITHVVKNGRIYDGNTLDEVYPTPRKMDVTPWTKVAPIPNTSLK
- a CDS encoding DinB family protein encodes the protein MTLKSEEIRQRYLDYALYNLWANKRLISTLSEQDEALLSEELIGSFPSIRKTVLHIWFAETGWLSRLNNKGWDVKKVDEFSGSNSDLFREWNITSEDFKDFTSKADLEEEIQFEHKNEKFSIPAREIIQTVLNHGTYHRGQLVMMMRQLGISKIPQTDYIEWVREKARGNIK
- a CDS encoding peroxiredoxin family protein encodes the protein MKLYTYLTCIAILLLSNCTEIPRDLLKQVELDLLSQDYISYKQYAYYPNPVGKIDTIEASTIFRKNKDSFFGYDFILNKKHSNMIYIDEDLKSVNHRNEKVVLFKKNEPKVVINYINHTNDIEYSPITLLRKKDWELVKDTLLNGQNLKNYFRIETDTVIDGNTVYTEQHIFLNPASKQLDRWERRNYYNGELSQKVIYEYSDYNFELTKSEFSYEFPENYTSSFYGQNKDVNLLKVGEKAPLFTEKDLQNKPLNLADYRGKKVLLNFSSVGCSYCHEAIMHINQEKFQLSEDIAAFYIAPFDEQQELVEYFDEVKAPFAVIPNAKKLGEIYGVTSTPTFFLIDEKGIIEKVIIGNDREFLDSLKVNG